Proteins from a single region of Chaetodon trifascialis isolate fChaTrf1 chromosome 10, fChaTrf1.hap1, whole genome shotgun sequence:
- the dnajc24 gene encoding dnaJ homolog subfamily C member 24 isoform X1 — protein sequence MCEAAEKDLYAVLGASSSDSVQQLKHRYQQLALQYHPDRLGGEASSEVESAVKKFLEIDAAWRILGDQNTRRQYDLQRRAQELKQDWPVDSTVYLEDMTWDQDECVYTYSCRCGGGFTVSEEEVEEETQRRQQADEEEETEDEEHRGVVVCCDTCSLSVYVTWSLQNKSQLLKCQQ from the exons ATgtgtgaggcagcagagaagGACCTGTATGCTGTCCTGGGAGCCAGCTCCTCAGACTCAGTCCAACAGCTCAAACACAGATACCAGCAGCTGGCCTTACAG tacCACCCGGACCGTCTTGGAGGTGAGGCTTCTTCAGAGGTAGAGTCTGCTGTGAAGAAGTTTCTAGAAATTGATGCAGCCTGGAGGATCCTCGGTGACCAGAACACCAGGAGACAGTATGACCTGCAGCGGAGAG CACAGGAACTGAAACAGGATTGGCCAGTGGATTCTACAGTCTATCTGGAGGACATGACCTGGGACCAGG atgagtgtgtgtatacatacagcTGTCGCTGTGGAGGAGGCTTCACTGTgtcggaggaggaggtggaggaggagacacagaggaggcagcaggctgacgaagaggaggaaacagaggacgaagagcacagaggagtgGTTGTTTGCTGTGATACATGTTCCCTCAGTGTGTACGTGACGTGGTCGTTACAAAATAAGAGTCAACTGTTAAAATGCCAACAGTAA
- the dnajc24 gene encoding dnaJ homolog subfamily C member 24 isoform X2 yields the protein MCEAAEKDLYAVLGASSSDSVQQLKHRYQQLALQYHPDRLGGEASSEVESAVKKFLEIDAAWRILGDQNTRRQYDLQRRAQELKQDWPVDSTVYLEDMTWDQAVAVEEASLCRRRRWRRRHRGGSRLTKRRKQRTKSTEEWLFAVIHVPSVCT from the exons ATgtgtgaggcagcagagaagGACCTGTATGCTGTCCTGGGAGCCAGCTCCTCAGACTCAGTCCAACAGCTCAAACACAGATACCAGCAGCTGGCCTTACAG tacCACCCGGACCGTCTTGGAGGTGAGGCTTCTTCAGAGGTAGAGTCTGCTGTGAAGAAGTTTCTAGAAATTGATGCAGCCTGGAGGATCCTCGGTGACCAGAACACCAGGAGACAGTATGACCTGCAGCGGAGAG CACAGGAACTGAAACAGGATTGGCCAGTGGATTCTACAGTCTATCTGGAGGACATGACCTGGGACCAGG cTGTCGCTGTGGAGGAGGCTTCACTGTgtcggaggaggaggtggaggaggagacacagaggaggcagcaggctgacgaagaggaggaaacagaggacgaagagcacagaggagtgGTTGTTTGCTGTGATACATGTTCCCTCAGTGTGTACGTGA